From the genome of Glycine soja cultivar W05 chromosome 14, ASM419377v2, whole genome shotgun sequence:
CAACCAGGTAAaacattttacattattaactaattaattaaaaaaatcatgccACCAGCCTTACTATATATAAgaatttgtgattgaattacTATTAAAGTCTACATACACTATATAGTCTATGTTACATCAAATCATATGATGATTTTTTCTAAGTAGCAATTATATATGTGTTATTATTTCAGCAATTGAGACAACTCTATGGTCGATTGAATGGGGCATTGCTGAGCTTGTGAACCACCCAGAGATCCAGCAGAAGGTGAGGGATGAAATTGATAGAGTTCTTGAAGCAGGGCACCAAGTGACTGAGCCAGACATCCAAAAGCTGCCATACCTTCAAGCAGTTGTGAAGGAAACTCTTCGGCTTCGAATGGCAATCCCTCTCCTTGTCCCACACATGAACCTCCACGATGCGAAGCTTGGTGGCTATGACATCCCAGCAGAGAGCAAGATATTGGTGAATGCATGGTGGCTGGCCAACAACCCTGCACACTGGAAGAAGCCAGAGGAGTTCCGGCCAGAGAGGTTCTTGGAGGAGGAATTGCATGTGGAAGCCAATGGCAATGACTTTAGGTACCTTCCCTTTGGGGTTGGCAGAAGGAGTTGCCCCGGAATCATTCTTGCATTGCCTATTCTTGCCATCACTTTGGGACGTTTGGTCCAAAACTTTGAGCTCTTGCCTCCCCCTGGCCAGTCCCAGATTGACACTAGTGAGAAAGGAGGGCAGTTTAGCTTGCACATACTCAAGCATTCCACCATTGTGGCAAAGCCAAGGTCATTTTAGACTTCACCACATGATCATATGATTGTGGCAAtcccctttatttttttcttttcttactctTTATTGTATCAATGCTTGAAAATGGGGTTGTTCTggaaatatcatatataattggCCTGCTAATGGCTAGGTAATGTTTGTGTTGTCCCATTCTAAATCTCTGAACTTGAAGTGATGCATGCAGAGTTTTGAGATGGTTTATAATAGAAAGTTATATAATAGAAAGGTAACAAGGTAACAAACCACGAGTGAAATCCAACTCTACAAACTAAAACAAGTCTAGAAAGAAACtcaccaaataataaaataaacaataaaaagcaAGCAAGGAAGTAATCCTCCAATGAAGTTAATTTAAAAGGTACAAATTAAGTCATCACAATGGAGTAAAGAACACAAAGTGAGTAAGGCAGCAGAATGGAGTCTTTAgtcttcatctttctcttccgCATACTCATACACTCCTAGGCCTTGCTCGATGCTCATTCTTTACTCTTCTATTTAAATAAGGGTTTAAGAGAGATTCCATGCAGCAAAAACAAGAGTTCCAACAGTAAGAAAatgtaatgaaaatagcatGAGTAGAAAATTAGAGCAAGTATAATATTATAGTTCCATCTTTAAAGCTTTATGAAATTAAGGACTTCATCATCGACCAATGTTTAACCAACATCTTTATAATGACATAATATTTCACTTCTTGACATTGTAATATCCAAGACATAGGAATTGTTCCTAGTAAAAGGACATGAGATTTGTACCTGTGTGTAGATATAAACTTGGAGAATATTTAGGACAATCATTTATGAAATATTCTTCAACATCATCTTTTAACTTGAATCCATGGTGAATCTCTTTGAAGTTTGGCAAACGGCTGAGTCTTATACGTAGCAGGTTATGTAGTAGTACTTTTTCTCCATCCTTAACAATCCCTTCTTGACCATCGTCATCAGTTTCACATTCAAAAGCAAAAACCTTCTGTAACTCAGAGCAGTCTTCTATCTCCAACTCGATCAGATTGTGGAAGTGACCAGccacaaaattatgaaaaaggtATTTCAACTTGTTGCACTTTTCGACCCAAATAATACTGAGATTTGGGAAGCACACTTGTTGTGAACAAGTATATAGGCTTTGTGCATCACCTGAATCAAATATTTGCTCCAATTCCTCACAATCAGTTATTTCCAGTCTTCCCAGCATTGGTAAGCTTCTAACAATGGTAGGGGAGAAGATGGTTTTCAATTTTGGACATCCATTCACCTCAATCAATTCAAGCATCTGGAGGCTTAGAAAATTTGTGGGGCCCTTCCATATGAACTCGAGTTCAGGTAGATCCCTCAATTCAGCACGCGTTAGATCCAAGTTTAAAGGAGCAAGTTCTCTGTTGCTCCCATGTTCTCTGATTTGGAATTGGAAAAGACCTTTTACTCCAAGACCAGTCAATCCAAGTTGTCTAAATTTGAGTACATGTCCAAGTTTAGAGGAAAGCACTTGATTGGATAATTGGTTGAATGTGGTGGTAACCAAGCATAATAATTCCTTCTCCtatatacataacaaaattcacTGTTAGTTTGTTACGTGTGATAATTCAATTTAATGGAATTTCCAATCTAAAGAAAGACCATACCAAGAAAATGAATACTTTTACTTCAAGGATGTacaatatattgttttttaaaaagaatttggccatgaatataaaaattaatgtaaaatgtaataactaaatagtattttaaaaaattaagtgctAATTGTAAGGTTAAATGTTGACTAGTGTCCGCTTACGAACAATAGTAGGTAATTGCATGCTTAAAAAAGTTTtaagcattttttaattttaaattatacattAGGTCATTTACAATTTACATgttcaattataatattatgtttaataAATACCTATATGTTAGTTGTTATTTtgatcaaaatatttataatatatacaaaACATGAACCATGAATTATATTGTTATTCAATTTCATTATGTTGATTAGtgtaattgttaaaataaatactaagtaatataaaaatctattgaaaaataataggaaaaataaaataaacctaTTATTATCACTGTCAATATCTTGAAGTGTACATATAATACtaatattggaaaaaaaaaatgtacatagtataatggtaaaaatatataataaaatttatataaaaaataacatattcttAGACATCAACCTTTCATTATGTTGATTAGtgtaattgttaaaataaatactaagtaatataaaaatctattaaaaaaggattgaaaaaataaaataaacctaTTATTATCACTGTCAATATCTTGAAGTATACATATAATGTTAATATTGGAAAAAGAAATAATGTACATAGTATAAtggtaaaaatatataataaaatttatataaaaaataacatattcttAGACATCAGCATTTCATTATGTTGATTAGtgtaattgttaaaataaatactaagtaatataaaaatctattaaaaaatgatagaaaaaataaaataaacctaTTATTATCAGTGTCAATATCTTGAAATATACATATAATGTTAATATTGGAAAAAGAAATAATGTACATAGTATAAtggtaaaaatatataataaaatttatataaaaaatatgaaaattcaatattttcagggtaaaaagataataaaatacaaaaaactaaaaactatcatttaaaaaatattacttgaaatagtgtcttaaaaaattataaaacatatacAGTTTCTATCACCATCTATCTATTCATAATTCTTATCCATCAAAAGTCAATTCATGTTCACAACTCACGCTTCAACTACATccccaaaaataaattaacaaataatcattaaagaaataatCATTTTCGAAAAATATATTACCGTTGCAGTTGAGTCTTGTTGCAGATCTGAATCAATAATCATCACCCTACGCACCCAAGAGTCAGGCAGTCTTGGACAATCAATGCATCGTAGCTCTTTCAAATTTGGTAAATGTGGATCAAAATATTTAGGCCAAATCTCTACCAAATTCGGCAACTCATCCAACCATAGAGTTTCCAAATTAAGGAAATTGATGTGAATATTAGTCTGAGGATGACTCTGGTGCTGGTACACTGTAAGATCATGTTCCTTTTCACTGCCAAATACATACTTCAACTCATTACATTCGTCAATTACCAGTTCTTCCAAACTTGCTAGCCCATGAGCATAACACATAGGGAATATATATTTCAAGCTGCGACATCCACGAATAGTAAGTGTCCTTAATTTTGGGAGCATCAAAGAGGTATGACTTTGACTGCTAACATAATCAACACTCccttcttccacttcttctaTTATCTGCTTCAATTCATAGCATCCATATATTCTCACAACTTCTAGCAGCTCTAGAGTTTGGACAATGGATGGCTTGAAGATACAAGTTAGCATCGGGCATTTATATATTGTCAAGAACTTGAGATGACATAGCTTTGAGTTCTTGGGAAAGGAAATATTGTACAATTGTCTGCAACTCTCTATGCTTAGCTCTTCTAAACTTTTGAGAGAACATCTGGAAGAGGGGTCATTAAACACTTCTTCAAGGTTATCCAATTGAGACAAGCTTAAAATGACTAGGCTGGAGAACGCATCTTCAGTTTGCAGCAGATCAACATTGGTACTATCAAAGACGCATTTTATCTCTGGACAATATTCGAGGATTAGGAAAATCAAGTGATTCATGCCTTGTGGATCCATGGATGGGATTACATTTTCGTAACCTCCCTTAAGGTACCTCAAATGAAGGTACTCTTCTTTTTGAAAGAAATCCTTGATTGGTAATGATATAAAACTTTGAACTGAGGCATTAAAACCATTTATGCATAAAGCTCTACATGGTCTATGTTCTTCCAACATGCCAGTCCGCAGCTGCCAGGGgtccattttaaaaattaaaacatacctCTCTAATCTTGAGAAAGAGATATTATGCGGAAATTCCTCATTTGCATATGAAGGTATATACAAATACAATTCATTCAGCTGCATACATCTTCCTATAACCTCGTAAGCATTATTTTCCTGAATGACACAATTGAACAAATCCAGAAGCTTCAATTTCTTTAATGACGCGATTCCATTAGGCAATTCTATGAAAGAAGAACCACGCAAGTCAAGAACCTCAAGTGCTTGTAGGCTTTCCAAAATGGAGATGTCACCTAATTCATAACCTCTCAAGCACAGAGTATGAAGATTTTGTAATGACTCCATTGATTGTGGCAGTGACAAGGTGCGATCTGTCGTCCACGTCCACCACGTATAGTTAAATCTTAAGAATGCCaggattttaatcatttttagccTTTCAAAACAAGCATTTGATACTTCAAAGCCAACCTCGGGAGAATGAAACAAGAGAATTTCAAGCGATGGACAATTCAATTGATCATCATCAAGAAGCTGGCCATTTTTCAAATCCCATAAGGATATTGCCCTCTTCTCTTTTATGGTTTCATCCTCTATCAACATTCTTGGATCCATTCCAGTACTTGCCAAAATTGCTTGACCACTTTTAGATGCTATCCACAAGGCTACATCACGAACCATGTCATGCATTTTCACCCTCTCTTTTTCACTGGCCTGCAACAACAAATAACAATCAACGAGGATGCTAACAGCTATCTGCATCTCCCTCCTTGCTTTCTCCATTGTTCCAAAAGTCCCAGGTAGGCCCATTCCCTTTCCAAATCGAAATAAATCTTCCAAATCAATTTCATGATCCTCTGGAAATATAGAACACAACAAGAACAAGGACTTGGCTAATTCATTGGTCAAATTATCATAACTCAATCCAAGACAGCCATAAGGACTTCTTAAGCCTTTTGGAATATCTAGTGGTTCAGAATCTTTTAGTCTTGACAATGCTAATTCCCACTCTTTAACAGTTTTGCCCTTCAGTGTGCTTCCCACCGTCACAATTGCAATAGGCAATCCTCTGCACTCATCTACAATTTTTGTTGCAACGCCTTTCGATGCATATGGTGAGTCATCAGTTATGTTTGCATTCAATTTGAACAAATCCCAAGCTTCATTGCCAGCTAAGAGATTAAGCTCAATTATTGTTTGGCATTGCATGGAAATGCATACTTCTCTACTCCGAGTGGTTAAAATCACTCCACAGCCCTTGTTGTTTTCATTGTATGGAATACCAATAGCCTCAAATTCTAGCTTTTCCCATACATCATCCAAGATTAGTAGAGTTGTGCCTGTCCTTAATCTCTCTGATAGTCTTTGTGCTCTACCTTCCTCTGTTTTTTCCTCAAATTTCAAACCCAACTTATCAGCAATTTGCATTTGGATGCTTTTGATATTTGGAGTTTGAGAGACTGTTGCCATGACAACCTTCTCAAAAAGTTTTAACTCCTCAGCTTTCTTACCAACCTCTTTCGCCAAAGTAGTTTTTCCTGAGCCTCCTAGTCCAACTAGTCCAATCATGGAAACACTTTTATCCTTTAAAGCTTCCAAAAGCTTGTTATAAGTTGATTCTCTAGATTTGAAAAGAACAAAATCTTTGGATGAATAGTACTTCATGCCTGGAAGTTCGGGAATCTTAGAAAATGGCTCAAACTTGCTGTTGTGGTTGAGTTGAGccattttctcaatttttcttgctatttttttggtaagaaAATATTGGAATTGCCTTCTGAAATAGCTCTTGCTTACTTCCGAAATTCTTCCTTGAAGCATATGCACTTCTTCTAAGActttctcaacatctttcagCCACTTCTCAACTGCTGGTTCAATTTTTTCAGTCCTCATAATAGCTTCTTCAACTCGTTCCTTCACACTGTTTCGGGTTAATTCCAATTCTTCCTTGGCATTTGGAAGATTCCCAGCAATGTTGTTGAAACAACACAAGTATCGAGCATGGTGTAAAATTGGGTCCACTGTATATTCTGCTAACTTTGCTACGATGGAAACAACGATATCCCCCATTTGTAATAGCAGAGTCCTAATGATGAATGAGTACATAACATTTTAGCTTAATATTATGTTAAGCAAAGTAGGGAGTAGTGATGCAATTAAAGGAAAGAATAACGTAATAATACCTTTGATGGATGTTGACGTTGTTGTATTTAAAAACGGAAGTGAAAGTAGTTGATGTTGCACATTCGATACCTTTCTCCAACTATGGGCAAAAAAGTAGTATTAGAACTCTAAACAGAGAACTAAATTGAACCAATGTTTTGGGGGTTTGCTTATCGTATGGATTTTGCGAAATCTAATTTGTTTTGGTCTATGCTTTAAGTCCATGTTTTATGCATTTGAGTGAGGAATCCAAGCCAACTCTCCTCCaagaaactttaaaaatatcGTTCCAATCAAGAATGGAAGAGAACAAATTGGGTAAGTTACTAGGTTGAAGAAACTTATTTTCTAATGCACATGTTTAACATTATATGCTCAATTCTTTCAATCTAGATATCCAGTTTTACAAAATCTTGACATTTAGACCAGAATGCTTCAATCTACAAAAATCTTAATCAATTTTAAGATTTAAGGGaggtttaattttataatttgaggGTAAATTGTAATTTGTGGTCTCCCTTTAAATTTTGATCCACAATTTTTGTTGCCTTTTTTCACGACTGTAGtcctcatattttttaaaaatccagAATTTTGGTTTAACCTTCaactataaatatattaattaagtttttttatgttttaattaacgaaattaattttttatgatatattaaataaatatgttagatATAAggttcatttgaaaaaaaaaaaaagaaatcaagcaTATACAAAATTAAGGATTGAACCTAGATACAGGTTTTCTAAAATGTGGTTAGTAAAATAGTGATAGAAAAAAGGATGATAGAAATTGCAAATCAAGTGTTAAAAGAGATCCATAATTGGAATTTAGCATATGTTTTTGTCTAAATAATAGGTAtctttcaattttgtgtgcataaAAGCGTCCAAGCTCATAAGTATTGTTTTGTGGTAGTTTTTAACCATCATTACGTTaatattattaacaattttaattctAACCTCATAGAAGGACCTAATTGGACCAAATTTAATAGATAAAggagtaaattattttttaaaaaagataaaagacaaaactaaatatataaaaattaagataaagaaCCAAATGTATTACTTAGcctaacatttattattttaatatttgttcaagGCTTACAAAAAATGGAGACAAGTGATATAAATATGTTACTTGCCTTTtaagaataagaaaatatttaaattaaattctaatataACTATCAACTATCTAAAATATTCAccaaaccaaaatcaaatctaCAAAAGATATTAACTATTGCATACAAAGATATCTCAATAATTGCATCACTCTTCTTCAAGATTATCATTAATTCATCACCACTTTAACCACTATGACGTTCACCATCTTCATTGCCTTGATCACCATTGTTGTTGCCATCGACATTGTCGTCAATGTGCAACAACGATCATGGTGGTGAGAGCGATGATTGTAGCATCAATCATGATAGTGACAACAACAGTCAAGATGGAAAGGCGATGGTGGTCATAGTGGTGGTGGCAGGGCGACAATGGTCAAGGCGACGACAACAACAATGACAATCATAATGATGAATGTAATCGTGACAATGATGATCATAGTGGTGATGATgtgttaattgaaatattttagaaattgaTAATTGAGACCttttatagatttttattttttgtttgataaatattttaaatatctgatagttatattagattttaatttttaaatattttaatctcaattGTCTACTATTTTTAATCTTGATTTGATGATTATTATTAGTTGTTTTCATATTCATACATAAGATTGTGTTCTAACCGGAGTTGTACTATTTATTTCTCTATAtataacttaaaattttttCATATCTTCTtccaatattttcataaaataatgttGTTAGAGGACTAATACTACAGTGATATcaataatatttgttatttgaaaaatgatatgaataatatttttaagacaatAGGATTTGTTAAAacttaacataaaatataatttaatttgaatttaaagatAATACTATGCTCATGAAAATAAACAATACAATTTAATGTAATTGAAGAATGACAGTAACggttagaatttaaaattaaagatattttcacaaagtaTCCCCATtccataataattattattttaatttttaaatgtatcatcaattattttttactaatatttttttataatattgacagtagaaaataaaaattataaattaattaacaatgagaaagttaatttcacaaaattatCAATCTCTTatctatttattcatttttgttgatccgtataaaaaaatttaggacCTAAGCTAACACTAAATATTGCAAGCAAGTCACGAGTAGGCAAAATCACTTGGATTgaaggaaaaatattaaaaaataaaggttaatatagaaatttttgcttttgattctttatattttaaggTGGTGAAGGTTTTGTAAAGAGAGTGAGTACATCTACTGATGATTCCCATGTCCAGTttgcatatttttttcctaactTTGTTGGTTGAGATTTAGTACACTTTGGGATTGCTAGATCCTTTCATTGAGATTGTTTGGTTAATTTTAAGGTTCTTCACTTGTTTGGTTTTTCGGTTGTGCTTTGTTTTTCACGTTAATAAAAGCTAAATTTGTTggtgaaattaatattaaatgggAAAAAGATATTGGAGCGTCTTACTCGCTAGTATGAAATTGATCAAATGACAAAATTGATTCCTTATTAAAAAACGTAaaggacaaaacaaaaaatttaaaacagaaaaGACTAAAGTGAGAATTACTAAAACCACAAGGGATCAAAACAGTGTTAACATACTTTTTTCTACTTCAATCTCATGCCTTAATTAAGTAGaagtgattttaattttcatagttTATATCTTGTTGTACATAgagtttttttcctttttaacccATTAATCAATTAGGTTATTCTGGATAATAGTAATCTATCTAAAAACTTTTAGATATAAAAGACTTTAGTTTTTAGATATAACAGACTTTCAAGTAGTTTAACCGGTCAAGGTACACTTAAAAATGTCaaactaaaataaacaaaagcatGGCAAGTAAGCGGTTAGATTTTGAaggttattgatttttaaataagacTTACTTATTTAAGCAAAGTGTTATCCgacctaattaatttttatccttcAAAGAACAACTCTTTATGCActtatttaacaatttttttcttataaagaaagaagatattggtacataaattcaaatttaacgtgaaaaatatagaaatataaCTCCAATACCTTAATATGATAACTATTCATTAGTATTTTTTGGAATAgacaaaaatagtaaatattattGAAACTAGTAATATACTTTTCAGCATGCAAATAGTTGATAATATATTGGG
Proteins encoded in this window:
- the LOC114385042 gene encoding probable disease resistance protein At4g27220, with product MGDIVVSIVAKLAEYTVDPILHHARYLCCFNNIAGNLPNAKEELELTRNSVKERVEEAIMRTEKIEPAVEKWLKDVEKVLEEVHMLQGRISEVSKSYFRRQFQYFLTKKIARKIEKMAQLNHNSKFEPFSKIPELPGMKYYSSKDFVLFKSRESTYNKLLEALKDKSVSMIGLVGLGGSGKTTLAKEVGKKAEELKLFEKVVMATVSQTPNIKSIQMQIADKLGLKFEEKTEEGRAQRLSERLRTGTTLLILDDVWEKLEFEAIGIPYNENNKGCGVILTTRSREVCISMQCQTIIELNLLAGNEAWDLFKLNANITDDSPYASKGVATKIVDECRGLPIAIVTVGSTLKGKTVKEWELALSRLKDSEPLDIPKGLRSPYGCLGLSYDNLTNELAKSLFLLCSIFPEDHEIDLEDLFRFGKGMGLPGTFGTMEKARREMQIAVSILVDCYLLLQASEKERVKMHDMVRDVALWIASKSGQAILASTGMDPRMLIEDETIKEKRAISLWDLKNGQLLDDDQLNCPSLEILLFHSPEVGFEVSNACFERLKMIKILAFLRFNYTWWTWTTDRTLSLPQSMESLQNLHTLCLRGYELGDISILESLQALEVLDLRGSSFIELPNGIASLKKLKLLDLFNCVIQENNAYEVIGRCMQLNELYLYIPSYANEEFPHNISFSRLERYVLIFKMDPWQLRTGMLEEHRPCRALCINGFNASVQSFISLPIKDFFQKEEYLHLRYLKGGYENVIPSMDPQGMNHLIFLILEYCPEIKCVFDSTNVDLLQTEDAFSSLVILSLSQLDNLEEVFNDPSSRCSLKSLEELSIESCRQLYNISFPKNSKLCHLKFLTIYKCPMLTCIFKPSIVQTLELLEVVRIYGCYELKQIIEEVEEGSVDYVSSQSHTSLMLPKLRTLTIRGCRSLKYIFPMCYAHGLASLEELVIDECNELKYVFGSEKEHDLTVYQHQSHPQTNIHINFLNLETLWLDELPNLVEIWPKYFDPHLPNLKELRCIDCPRLPDSWVRRVMIIDSDLQQDSTATEKELLCLVTTTFNQLSNQVLSSKLGHVLKFRQLGLTGLGVKGLFQFQIREHGSNRELAPLNLDLTRAELRDLPELEFIWKGPTNFLSLQMLELIEVNGCPKLKTIFSPTIVRSLPMLGRLEITDCEELEQIFDSGDAQSLYTCSQQVCFPNLSIIWVEKCNKLKYLFHNFVAGHFHNLIELEIEDCSELQKVFAFECETDDDGQEGIVKDGEKVLLHNLLRIRLSRLPNFKEIHHGFKLKDDVEEYFINDCPKYSPSLYLHTEE